From one Catellatospora sp. IY07-71 genomic stretch:
- a CDS encoding GNAT family N-acetyltransferase — protein MGVDIEVVRDVTDEVVAAFARLLPQLTGSAAAPDAQQLRTLVSWPGHRLLVARVDGQIVGALTLAVFPIPSGLRAWIEDVVVDDAARGRGVGAALTQEAIRLARADGASTVDLTSRPSREAANRLYERLGFRVRDSKVYRLAEQTP, from the coding sequence ATGGGCGTGGACATCGAGGTCGTGCGGGACGTCACCGACGAGGTGGTGGCGGCGTTCGCGCGGCTGCTGCCGCAGCTGACCGGCTCCGCCGCCGCACCCGACGCGCAGCAGTTGCGGACCCTGGTCAGCTGGCCGGGGCACCGCCTGCTCGTCGCGCGCGTGGACGGGCAGATCGTCGGCGCCCTGACGCTGGCCGTCTTCCCCATCCCGTCAGGGCTGCGGGCCTGGATCGAGGACGTGGTAGTCGACGACGCGGCCCGGGGACGCGGGGTGGGCGCCGCGCTGACCCAGGAGGCGATCCGGCTCGCGCGCGCCGACGGGGCATCCACCGTGGACCTGACCTCCCGGCCGTCCCGCGAAGCGGCGAACCGGCTCTACGAGCGCCTCGGTTTCCGGGTGCGCGACTCGAAGGTGTACCGGCTCGCGGAGCAGACGCCGTAG